TTGGTGGTTCTTGCAAGCTCTATCAAAAGGTTCCATATTTGACACCAACATTTCATTTATATTCAAATCCAATGTATTAAATTGTTAATTAGCATCTAAGTTGGAAGGAATTCAACAGCCACACCTGATTTTGCAACTGCtttttgaaagagcacaaaatcAAGCCTGAATTCCACCTTGTTATTAAGGTGACATACGTTTTGATCGTTGCCTAGTTTTTCTTTTCCAAGAACCAGAATAAGAACTGGGAAGACGGAAACTGGCAAATTATTACCATGTGATGCTAAAAATATACTTCAGTGTTATTCATGTCTATTATTAGCTAGTACAGCAGGCTATGTGGCTTATATTATCTATTATGAAAATCCTTGATATTTCAGACAGTTGCCTCTGTGGCCAAAGGAGACAGAGATTTTGAAGAAGCCCTGAAGGGTCCGTTATATGTTCGAATACGTGAAGGTCTTTCAGGCAAAAAGTCGAAGAAcatttcagaaaataaaaatGGAGAATCAACACTGGCCCTATCAGCAGAGCaacatgaaattgaagaagaaaagattgaacAGAATTCCACAGAAGATAAAGTAGGTGCTCCTGAACCAGTTAAGTCGGGCTTCAAAGGGAAAGAAGAACAAGAGAATGAATCATATTCAGAAGGGAACAAGAAAGATGCAACTGTGCCAGATAATCTAGGCTTGCAAGGAAATGGAGAAGTACACACTGAATGAGAACCGTTTAAGAATGTGAAAAAGGCACTCCCTTATTCAGGTACAAGAGTGTCTAACATCTGAAGGTGTTTTCTGAAATGGTAATTTTCAAGAAATTTGATTAGTTATTGACATTCTGgggaaataccaaaaaaaaaaaaaattctacatgTGCTGGTTGCGTATCATAATATGTACTCCGTCTTGTTAAAGAATTATCTTTCTTATTAtccagaaaataaataaaaaagagacTTGTGTTACAAATTTTCTCTCTTTATTGTGACTTCTGAACGTCCTgacttgaaaaaaaaagaaagcatCAACAACATAATGAAAAGAAAACCTTTGTTCTCTCTTCCACATAACGCAAAAATAATAGGAGAGAGCTGATTCAACAAGGAGATGTAGACGTGCAATAATGGGACAGAAAGGATCCGATCCTCACAACAGTACACCCAATTATGGTAAAGAAAGTAGTTAGGTTGGTTTAACTTCTGTGAGTGCCACGAACGTATTGTCGTTATATAGAGTAGGCTGCCTATACTTGCCAGCTCGTGCCAATTTAAGTATAAGCCCCCATTTTTAGAGCGTTGGGAAGTCCAATCAAGTTCTTATCCTACTACTACATTAAGTAGTACTGTTCCGGTGTTTCCTCCAGAGTGTTGCTTCATCGGTTCTCCAAGAAATTTCGATAAGTTGTCTGTGTATATGAACTAAAAGCCGGATCAAGATGATGAGTAAGCAAAAAATGGCGAAGTTTCGTGAAAAATTGGACCAAACATTAGCATGTAATGATCTTGTAGATGAAGAGTCTATCAAAAAGCTAGTTGTAAGACAGTTCTCTCTTTCACCATCAAATCTATCTGGTGAGAAAACTCATGGTTCGTCAAATGATATTATTAGTGAATACGCTTAGTAATCATCTAACTGTGTTATGGTGTTTCCTACACAGAAAATAATAACGAATACATAATTGAGAGGAGGTCTAAAGAGGTAAAGAACTTTCTTGATCTACAGAGGAGTGCTTCTGGAGATCATCATAATAAGCCTGGTGATTGGAAGGTTTGTCCGATGATACTAATGTTAGAGCTTATAAGAATCTTATCTCCAGTTACATCATAGGCGTTACATCATAGGCTAATTGAACACTCAACATCAAAGTATGAGCGGATGGAGTTTTCTGGCGCACTAATAGCACATGAACATACTCTTAAATCAGTGAAACACTTGTTTAAGCTGAGTAGATGTCTGAATGAAAATAGTTAGCTCAATTTGTGTGTAGAATAGTTGGTTCATTTAGTTCAAAGGAGGAAATAATTTAGTTTTGGTTTTCCTGTTTTGATAGGTGAAGGAAGCCAATGATGAGTATCGTGTCATGTATCGAGAAGGGCTACAAGGATCTCCCTTCCATACATTACTTGTGGAAGGGTATGCAGATGCACCTGTAGATGTCTGTAAGTTGGAGACTCAAAGTTTACCAAATGTCACAGCACATTTACGACACTGTTTTATTCTAGGtacaatttttttggttttttttttttaaattcatctaaattgtgtatttgtaggtatatGTGCTGCATGGGAGACATCTCTCTATAAGAAATGGTAAGAAACTGTTTGAGCTCATGAAGAAAATTGCCCCTCTTCAAGTAGTTGAAAATTTCAGAAACATTTCATTACCTAATAGCAATCTAATACCTGGATGTCAGAGTTCTGCTGCTAAGTGCTAATGCTCGAATGAACAGAACAGATTGTGGATTCAATAATACCAATATTTTAAAGAAATCAAAAGTTTCAGAAAATCAATATATAGGTAATTTGTTTAAAAATCTGTTAACATGCAGGTGGCCCCAAATCACAGTTCCAACATTCAGAGTCACGGAAGCTAGATTGTTGCAAAAGATTCGGATCGGCGAGCATCTTTCTCTAACCAGGTTCGTCTAATAGCAAAAGTATATGAAAGCTGATACCTTAATTTTTCAATTGAATTTTCCTCAGAAATGTTGATTTTGCTACTCGTTGTCCGGAAGAAAGAATGAAGGTTACGTGGCCATTATCAGCTAGAGAAGTCATTGTTCACTATTTGGAAATTGAATACTTTGAAGGTGATTTGGTCATTGGACTCCTAAACAGTGTAAGTACTCTTAAACTTCATGtgtcaaaacaaacatattctaCGGTTTCTACCTTGTTTTGCTGTAaattatctccatatatatcataAAACAAGTATGAGTTTGGGCATACTAAAATTTgagataaaataaaagaaaaaagaacaagagAAACTGCAAGAACTTAAATCTATAAAGTTGAAGCCAAAGGCCAGTCGTTACCTTGATATTGGATCCAAGGGTTTCAGCAAAGACCTCTTAGTTTCTTGAACTCCTCAAGACTCAACAACTGATTCTTGGCTTTGATCCAATCCGTTGGGGTGGGCATGATAATTGCAATGTATCCTTCTCGGTCTGCAGATGAGTTAAGCAAATCAGCTTGTTTAATTAGCCTTTCATTCACCTCAAGCAAAGATCCTTTCACACAACACCTCACTATATAAGAAGTATCGCCGTTACTCGTCGACACTTTACATAAAGCTGTGTTAGGTTCAAAACGTTGTGCATTTCTTTTGCGCTTTCCCGACACCTTAATCTCACTCCGATTAGACTTTCCTACATTGAAATCAACGGTCTTAACTCTGTTACCTTTTAAAGCAACATGAGTTGAAGCCAAGCCAATTACGCACAACCCATTTGGATGGCGATAAACATACTGATCATGGTCCGGCTTCATAAAATCAGGAGCAAAGTAGCAAGTGAAGTTGCAATCTACTGCAGTTGGAGGAGTGAGTGGGAGACTGCAAAGATCAGGAACAagaagctcatgtggttcttcttctttgcgTTGTTCACTTGAAGAAGGACGATGACATGGAACTGAAAATTCAATCATCccagcatcttttaatgtttggGTTTTGTCAAAGTAGCCTTCATCCTTTTGTTCCTTCTCCATTGGACAGTTTGGAGCCTATACAAGACCACAGCAACGATTTAATTAATACAGAGGAAATAATAGGGATGCAGCAACAATATATGTTGCCATAGTGACGCCCACACATGGATATGATTTAACAGCTGAAAACCTAAATTCATGTCGGCCATACACAGCAGTAATATGTTTTGCACATAGTTATTAGATGATAATACAGATCCCGCATATGTATCAGTTACAACCAAGGAAACATACATCCCAGAAAACATGATTTTTGACCTTAAAGAACAACATAGAATCGACTTTACTGCATATATTAGTATACTATAGTTGCTGTCTTCTGCTTAAGATAATGAAACTTGAGTAACTATACTGATGCATCTACTAGAACTTGCAAATGGAACTTTTTGTTTTGGAATTCAGGTACCAGACACAGATAAAGTTACCAATGAAACTCATGGATTTACCAACAAAGGGATAccagaagcaaaagatattattCGAATGGATATCATAGGCGGCACTGTAATGAAGAAATTGTCTACAAATAAAACCTACTTTAGGTGAGTTTGTGAGACTTTTTTATTTGTGGCGATTAAAGTTTTGAAAACCATGCAAAATGAACACACCAGCCACTTTAACGACGTAATATTTTAGCACTATATTAGTATTATGATAGCAAAATAATGACTGATTGTTTTGTTCGAGGAATCGTTAGGACAATGGCAAAAATGGATTTAAAGCTAGACTTTGTTCCTGCGCGGCTTATAAATTTCATTGCAAGGCAAATTCTTGGTGGTACTTGCAGGCTCTATCAAAAGGTTTCATTTTTCACACCAACATTTAATTCATCTTCTTTTATCCTAAGTGGTAAATTGTTACTTGCCATCTAAGTTGGAAGTAATTCAACAGCCACCTGATTCTGCAACTTTTTTTAGTAGAAGACAAAATCAGGTCAATTCCGCCACATTATCATAGTGACTGAAGGACGCTTTGATCGTTATGCAGTCTTTTGTTCAATCTGTTCCAAGGACCATTATAAGAACCGAAAAGACCAGAATTGCCAAATAGATGCTAACAATATACTAAACTAAGAACACTTCAGTTTTTTTAAGTCTGCTGAACTATTTCAGCTAGTATAGCAGGCTATGGCTTATATCTACTATGAAAATCTTTGATATTTCAGACAGTTGCCTCTGTGGCCAaaggtgatgaagattttgaagagGCTTTAAAGAATCCGTTATATGTTCGAATACGTGAAGGTCTATATTCCGGCGAAAAGTTGAAGAACATTTCCGAAAATAAAAATGGAGAATCTATACCGGCCCTCTCAGAACTAcatgaaattgaagaagaagaaaaggctgAACCAGATTCAattgaaattgaagaagatgCACTTGAGCCAGTTCAGTCAGGCTTGAAAGAGGTTGAAGAGCAACAGAATGAACCCTATTCAAAAGGGAAAAAAGAAGATGCAACTGTGCCAGATGAATCAGGCTTAGAAGGAAATGGAAAAGTAGACACTGAACTAGATCAGTCAGACTTGAAGGGAAATGAAGGAGTGATGCATCACCGTACAACAAGCCAAGATGTTGAACAATACAATGGTAATGGTGGCAGCGAAAAGAAGATTCGCATAAGTCTGCAGGTGCAAGAGGCTCTGGGGATGTTGGACAATCTCATGGGGATGGTTCAAAAAGGTGAATTTGGAGAGCAAAGTAGCTATGATGTTGAATGTGTTAATCCAGAGCATGTAAACTCAGAATTAGTCAACACAAAGGTAGGATTGACTTCTTCGATAAGTTATAAACAAGAAATGGATGATATAAGTAAGGGTATGGAGGAAGCTAACAGCGATAATGATGCTCATAATTCAAGGTAACCAGATCAACTAGCTGAGTTAGTGTGTGCTATATACTTTATTTTATATACATTTTACAAATTGTTCATTGAAATCGCCAATCACTAAAGGAACCCTTGACCAAATGTCTACAATCTGAAAACCTAAGTACTCTTCTTTCTCTTATTTTTTAACTTCCCTAATTACTTGCATGCAGATCAAAACCAACTTACACATCAAGAGAACTAGAAAATAACAGCACAGCTCCAGCATCACCTTTAGGAAAAAATGTTCCCCTGGCATACAATGAAAATGAAGCTCTAAAACCTTCACAGGATAATGAAGAAGTTGGTGTCAAGGTGAACACTACCCATGAAGGTAGTCCTAATCACGGAAGAGAGAAGTCAGGCCAGAAAAAGAGGTGGAGGTATTCTTGCGTACACTTCACTGCCAGCCTCATTTGAAACTACAGAGGACCCTGTAAACCTAATAGTAACTATAGTCACTGACATTTGATACTTATCTCTACCTACTTTGCAAAATGTTATTGCCGATTGAAACAAACAGTAAGAAGCCTGATTTGGCATCTCACAtgagaaacaatttgagattgaGACTAAGCCTGTATCGACTTCATTCTAGAATGGAAAACAATGTTAAATACAAAAGCGAAACCATGCCTAGA
This portion of the Papaver somniferum cultivar HN1 chromosome 11, ASM357369v1, whole genome shotgun sequence genome encodes:
- the LOC113323382 gene encoding uncharacterized protein LOC113323382 isoform X3 produces the protein MYREGLQGSPFHTLLVEGYADAPVDVCICAAWETSLYKKWWPQITVPTFRVTEARLLQKIRIGEHLSLTRMKVTWPLSAREVIVHYLEIEYFEGDLVIGLLNSVPDTDKVTNETHGFTNKGIPEAKDIIRMDIIGGTVMKKLSTNKTYFRTMAKMDLKLDFVPARLINFIARQILGGTCRLYQKTVASVAKGDEDFEEALKNPLYVRIREGLYSGEKLKNISENKNGESIPALSELHEIEEEEKAEPDSIEIEEDALEPVQSGLKEVEEQQNEPYSKGKKEDATVPDESGLEGNGKVDTELDQSDLKGNEGVMHHRTTSQDVEQYNGNGGSEKKIRISLQVQEALGMLDNLMGMVQKGEFGEQSSYDVECVNPEHVNSELVNTKVGLTSSISYKQEMDDISKGMEEANSDNDAHNSRSKPTYTSRELENNSTAPASPLGKNVPLAYNENEALKPSQDNEEVGVKVNTTHEGSPNHGREKSGQKKRWRYSCVHFTASLI
- the LOC113323385 gene encoding uncharacterized protein LOC113323385 isoform X2, yielding MDTEDSKILSQAPNCPMEKEQKDEGYFDKTQTLKDAGMIEFSVPCHRPSSSEQRKEEEPHELLVPDLCSLPLTPPTAVDCNFTCYFAPDFMKPDHDQYVYRHPNGLCVIGLASTHVALKDREGYIAIIMPTPTDWIKAKNQLLSLEEFKKLRGLC
- the LOC113323382 gene encoding uncharacterized protein LOC113323382 isoform X2; translated protein: MMSKQKMAKFREKLDQTLACNDLVDEESIKKLVVRQFSLSPSNLSENNNEYIIERRSKEVKEANDEYRVMYREGLQGSPFHTLLVEGYADAPVDVCICAAWETSLYKKWWPQITVPTFRVTEARLLQKIRIGEHLSLTRMKVTWPLSAREVIVHYLEIEYFEGDLVIGLLNSVPDTDKVTNETHGFTNKGIPEAKDIIRMDIIGGTVMKKLSTNKTYFRTMAKMDLKLDFVPARLINFIARQILGGTCRLYQKTVASVAKGDEDFEEALKNPLYVRIREGLYSGEKLKNISENKNGESIPALSELHEIEEEEKAEPDSIEIEEDALEPVQSGLKEVEEQQNEPYSKGKKEDATVPDESGLEGNGKVDTELDQSDLKGNEGVMHHRTTSQDVEQYNGNGGSEKKIRISLQVQEALGMLDNLMGMVQKGEFGEQSSYDVECVNPEHVNSELVNTKVGLTSSISYKQEMDDISKGMEEANSDNDAHNSRSKPTYTSRELENNSTAPASPLGKNVPLAYNENEALKPSQDNEEVGVKVNTTHEGSPNHGREKSGQKKRWRYSCVHFTASLI
- the LOC113323385 gene encoding protein Simiate-like isoform X1 encodes the protein MDTEDSKILSQAPNCPMEKEQKDEGYFDKTQTLKDAGMIEFSVPCHRPSSSEQRKEEEPHELLVPDLCSLPLTPPTAVDCNFTCYFAPDFMKPDHDQYVYRHPNGLCVIGLASTHVALKGNRVKTVDFNVGKSNRSEIKVSGKRKRNAQRFEPNTALCKVSTSNGDTSYIVRCCVKGSLLEVNERLIKQADLLNSSADREGYIAIIMPTPTDWIKAKNQLLSLEEFKKLRGLC
- the LOC113323382 gene encoding uncharacterized protein LOC113323382 isoform X1, whose translation is MMSKQKMAKFREKLDQTLACNDLVDEESIKKLVVRQFSLSPSNLSENNNEYIIERRSKEVKNFLDLQRSASGDHHNKPGDWKVKEANDEYRVMYREGLQGSPFHTLLVEGYADAPVDVCICAAWETSLYKKWWPQITVPTFRVTEARLLQKIRIGEHLSLTRMKVTWPLSAREVIVHYLEIEYFEGDLVIGLLNSVPDTDKVTNETHGFTNKGIPEAKDIIRMDIIGGTVMKKLSTNKTYFRTMAKMDLKLDFVPARLINFIARQILGGTCRLYQKTVASVAKGDEDFEEALKNPLYVRIREGLYSGEKLKNISENKNGESIPALSELHEIEEEEKAEPDSIEIEEDALEPVQSGLKEVEEQQNEPYSKGKKEDATVPDESGLEGNGKVDTELDQSDLKGNEGVMHHRTTSQDVEQYNGNGGSEKKIRISLQVQEALGMLDNLMGMVQKGEFGEQSSYDVECVNPEHVNSELVNTKVGLTSSISYKQEMDDISKGMEEANSDNDAHNSRSKPTYTSRELENNSTAPASPLGKNVPLAYNENEALKPSQDNEEVGVKVNTTHEGSPNHGREKSGQKKRWRYSCVHFTASLI